The following proteins are encoded in a genomic region of Reichenbachiella sp.:
- a CDS encoding tetratricopeptide repeat protein, which translates to MKILKLLFLVFVLFSCADELTIEATNEYEKAMSLYKDGDYKKALTSLEFVFKNIDGDESELTVKSLYLRGFIYYLKDDNKLAYKDYLLAIEIANELGDLLRVSRLHNEIGQIFYESELYDQALIHFQTALSLGDYATIQDRGHYNYGVGKTLKMLDREEEGVDFLLKSVDIYRDLKDFGGLVNSYYGIAVAQRRVGNFDQAIEMYKKVEEILPFTHDPNFHSWQLYNNLGNVYLKKGDFHTAEEFLEKSLAYKSSANQLWITYNNLGKVYNEKGEYEKAWNCFKHSLVYNSEKGEMNELAITNQALKKTFEKLNQPDSLLHYTMLINDMALPLIQNQSWLKKEDEKIALLTKYQDHEREKAEKEQYAKTSWLMAFIMTFIFMSGVLSVRLWKIYHYKSAEKGLALIKNSNEMVYLLDMFRKEKEEMKKSMDQKIRN; encoded by the coding sequence ATGAAGATATTAAAACTACTCTTCTTGGTATTTGTACTTTTTTCTTGTGCCGATGAACTGACTATTGAGGCTACAAATGAGTACGAAAAAGCAATGTCTCTTTATAAGGATGGTGATTATAAAAAGGCTCTGACGTCATTAGAATTTGTTTTCAAAAATATTGACGGTGATGAGTCTGAATTGACTGTTAAATCGTTATACCTCCGTGGGTTTATTTATTATTTAAAGGATGATAATAAGCTAGCTTATAAGGATTACCTTTTGGCAATTGAAATAGCCAATGAATTGGGGGATTTATTAAGAGTTTCGAGGTTACATAATGAAATTGGACAGATCTTTTATGAAAGTGAATTGTATGATCAAGCACTAATTCATTTTCAGACAGCCCTTAGTTTAGGAGATTATGCAACCATTCAAGATCGAGGTCATTACAATTATGGTGTAGGGAAAACCTTGAAAATGCTAGATAGGGAGGAAGAAGGAGTTGACTTCTTGTTGAAATCTGTAGATATATATAGAGACCTAAAAGATTTTGGAGGTCTAGTGAATAGTTATTATGGAATAGCTGTTGCACAAAGAAGAGTTGGTAATTTTGATCAGGCCATTGAAATGTATAAAAAGGTTGAAGAAATATTACCTTTCACTCATGATCCCAATTTTCATTCATGGCAACTCTATAATAATTTGGGGAATGTTTATTTGAAGAAAGGTGACTTTCATACGGCAGAAGAGTTTCTTGAAAAATCGTTAGCATATAAGTCAAGTGCCAATCAACTCTGGATAACCTATAATAATTTGGGTAAAGTATACAATGAAAAAGGGGAGTATGAAAAAGCCTGGAATTGTTTTAAGCATAGCTTGGTTTATAATAGTGAAAAGGGTGAGATGAATGAATTGGCCATCACTAATCAGGCACTAAAGAAGACATTTGAAAAACTTAATCAACCAGATAGTCTCTTACATTATACCATGTTAATTAATGACATGGCCTTACCGTTGATTCAAAATCAATCTTGGCTAAAGAAAGAGGATGAGAAAATTGCCTTGCTCACAAAGTATCAGGATCATGAAAGAGAAAAAGCAGAAAAAGAGCAATACGCTAAAACTTCTTGGTTAATGGCATTTATTATGACTTTTATTTTTATGTCAGGCGTATTATCAGTCAGGCTTTGGAAGATTTACCATTACAAATCTGCGGAGAAAGGACTGGCACTGATAAAAAATTCGAATGAAATGGTCTACCTTCTCGATATGTTTAGGAAGGAAAAAGAAGAAATGAAAAAATCTATGGATCAAAAGATTCGAAATTGA